Proteins encoded in a region of the Solanum dulcamara chromosome 9, daSolDulc1.2, whole genome shotgun sequence genome:
- the LOC129904371 gene encoding transmembrane emp24 domain-containing protein p24delta3-like gives MELCKLFLLLLTVMTVADAIWIELPTSGTKCLSEDIHSNVVVLADYSVIGDEEHAQANVVPTISVKVTSPFGNNLYHKENVTHGQFAFTTTEAGNYLACFWMDNHAPGAKAVTIGIDWKTGISAKDWESVARKEKIEGVELELVKLEGIVQAIHENLEYLKDREAVMREESEKTNARVAWLSIMSLGICIAAAVLQVLYLKNFFHKKKLI, from the exons ATGGAACTCTGTAAACTTTTTCTTCTGTTGTTGACGGTGATGACGGTGGCGGATGCGATATGGATCGAATTGCCGACTTCGGGGACCAAGTGTTTGTCAGAAGATATCCATTCTAACGTCGTCGTTTTGGCTGATTACAGCGTAATCGGTGACGAAGAGCACGCCCAAGCTAATGTTGTCCCCACCATCTCCGTCAAG GTCACATCACCATTTGGAAACAATCTTTACCATAAAGAGAATGTAACTCATGGTCAATTTGCCTTCACAACCACTGAGGCTGGTAACTATTTGGCATGCTTTTGGATGGACAACCATGCCCCCGGGGCTAAAGCTGTTACTATCGGTATTGACTGGAAGACGGGAATCAGTGCAAAGGATTGGGAATCAGTTGCAAGGAAGGAAAAGATAGAA GGTGTAGAACTTGAGTTGGTGAAACTTGAAGGGATAGTGCAAGCCATTCATGAAAATTTAGAGTACCTGAAGGATAG GGAAGCAGTAATGAGGGAAGAAAGTGAGAAAACCAATGCTAGAGTGGCATGGTTAAGTATAATGTCCCTTGGTATATGCATAGCAGCTGCAGTTCTGCAAGTACTCTATCTGAAGAACTTCTTTCACAAGAAAAAGCTTATTTAG